A genome region from Clostridium pasteurianum includes the following:
- a CDS encoding cellulase family glycosylhydrolase yields the protein MKTSKKFCSYLALFVATLLIFVNCKSSAFAMNKAVSKNSTDSFKQVIEFENQKHFSQDNGNGVRNDQFKGYSGSGYVYLTSGWADVNFTVPSDGKYKITIVTNSDQYKENWLYLDSNSAGKLSTNANTWNQTTNEYTLTKGQHKFGVSSNWGYVALDYVSVEKVADNPTDPTKPVSGGLYVNGTTLYDGKGNPFLFRGVSVAHAWFPSYTQTSINATAKLGANSVRVVLADGFQWTKTSADEVKNIISWCRQNNLVCILEVHDHTGHNDPQELYTAADYWIGLKDILNANKDYVVVNIANEWLGDWNQSNIWASTYCAAIKKMRDAGIQNVFMVDAPGYGQQTDPLIANCTTVKNADRTGNTIFSIHMYSVAGKDAATVKSNIDNMLGKGVCTVIGEFGDYQNGGVVDASTIMSYCAQKQVGTMAWSWKGNGGQDANLDLSNDWAGTNLTDWGKFVFCSNYGIQKTSKLAYSGSGYSGPTNPTDPVTPPTNPTNPSNPVTPPQTDDESINNIKPGYLKSLATPWYVSSKGDDTTSSVSSIKKLSNGGYRLSFDLATDPYPYLVNMAKGLDFSKNSKVNVVIRNNNAYAVQLQPIFKAGDNWAWTEYDKYQEIPALTTVKLSFDMSTCAERNDVNALLFRIQGAGSKFAGSVDFLSVDTDLAADAYSADIAELNRPKSASYFTWSYPEASFKDQTTSTSCSSDGVLGIDFKNVTSKDAAGIQTETKPGLGKGLDCSPYKTVTCTITNNSSTDVSMSLLLRTTSNWTWQENCGTVNGKSGNGLIPAGKSVKVTYILTDSAWKSILSNWNYTGKLQNPEDVRAIAFKIWSDNAAGAYGKVTISNFAFNF from the coding sequence GGTTATGTATATCTTACATCAGGCTGGGCAGATGTTAATTTTACAGTTCCTAGCGATGGTAAATACAAAATAACTATAGTTACAAATTCAGATCAATATAAAGAAAACTGGCTTTATTTAGATAGTAATTCAGCTGGCAAACTTTCTACTAATGCAAACACTTGGAATCAAACTACTAATGAATATACTCTTACAAAGGGACAACACAAATTTGGAGTATCATCTAACTGGGGATACGTAGCATTAGATTATGTATCAGTTGAAAAAGTTGCTGATAATCCTACTGATCCAACTAAACCTGTAAGTGGTGGGCTTTATGTAAATGGTACTACTTTATATGATGGAAAGGGAAACCCATTTCTATTTAGGGGTGTAAGTGTTGCACATGCATGGTTTCCTTCATACACTCAAACTTCTATTAATGCTACAGCAAAACTTGGAGCAAACAGTGTAAGAGTAGTATTAGCTGATGGTTTCCAATGGACTAAAACTTCTGCTGATGAAGTTAAAAATATTATTTCATGGTGCAGACAAAATAATTTAGTTTGTATCCTTGAGGTACACGATCACACTGGTCATAATGATCCACAAGAATTATATACAGCAGCTGATTATTGGATAGGATTAAAGGATATTTTAAATGCTAATAAAGATTATGTTGTAGTGAACATTGCTAATGAATGGCTTGGAGATTGGAATCAATCTAATATTTGGGCTAGCACTTACTGCGCTGCAATTAAGAAAATGAGAGATGCAGGAATTCAAAACGTATTCATGGTTGATGCTCCAGGCTATGGTCAACAAACTGATCCACTTATTGCAAACTGTACAACAGTAAAAAACGCAGATAGAACAGGAAATACTATATTTTCTATTCATATGTACTCAGTAGCAGGTAAAGATGCGGCAACAGTGAAGAGTAATATTGATAATATGCTTGGGAAAGGTGTTTGCACGGTTATAGGTGAATTTGGAGATTATCAAAATGGTGGAGTTGTAGATGCTTCAACAATAATGAGCTACTGTGCACAAAAACAGGTTGGAACAATGGCTTGGTCATGGAAAGGAAATGGTGGACAAGATGCAAATCTTGATTTATCAAATGATTGGGCAGGAACTAACTTAACTGATTGGGGTAAATTTGTATTCTGTAGTAATTACGGAATTCAAAAAACATCAAAATTAGCATACTCAGGTAGTGGATACAGTGGCCCAACAAATCCAACTGATCCAGTTACACCACCAACAAATCCAACAAATCCGAGTAATCCGGTTACTCCGCCACAAACAGATGATGAATCAATAAATAATATTAAACCGGGATATTTAAAAAGTTTAGCTACACCTTGGTATGTATCTAGCAAAGGAGATGATACTACATCCTCTGTATCTTCAATTAAAAAATTAAGTAACGGTGGTTACCGTTTATCCTTTGATCTAGCAACAGATCCATATCCATATTTAGTTAACATGGCAAAAGGCTTAGATTTTTCTAAAAATTCTAAAGTTAATGTAGTTATAAGAAATAATAATGCATACGCTGTTCAATTGCAACCAATATTCAAAGCTGGAGATAACTGGGCATGGACAGAATACGATAAATATCAAGAAATACCAGCGCTTACAACAGTAAAACTTTCTTTTGATATGTCAACTTGTGCAGAAAGAAATGATGTAAATGCACTTTTATTCAGAATTCAAGGGGCAGGTAGTAAATTTGCTGGAAGTGTAGATTTCTTATCAGTTGATACTGATTTAGCAGCTGATGCCTATAGTGCAGATATTGCTGAGCTTAATCGTCCAAAATCAGCTTCATACTTCACATGGAGTTATCCAGAAGCTTCATTTAAAGATCAAACGACAAGTACAAGTTGTAGTTCGGATGGAGTTCTTGGAATTGATTTTAAGAATGTAACTTCAAAGGATGCAGCAGGTATTCAGACAGAAACAAAACCAGGACTAGGAAAAGGACTTGATTGTTCACCTTATAAAACTGTTACTTGTACAATTACAAATAACAGTTCAACAGATGTTTCAATGTCACTTTTATTAAGAACAACTAGCAACTGGACATGGCAAGAAAATTGCGGTACTGTCAATGGCAAATCAGGTAATGGTCTTATTCCAGCAGGAAAAAGTGTTAAAGTAACTTATATTTTAACTGATTCAGCTTGGAAATCAATACTTTCTAACTGGAATTATACTGGAAAATTACAAAATCCAGAAGATGTACGTGCAATTGCATTTAAAATATGGTCAGACAATGCTGCCGGAGCATACGGAAAAGTAACAATTTCAAATTTTGCTTTCAATTTCTAA